The Thermodesulfovibrionales bacterium genome includes the window CGGGTGACCGGCGGAATTGCCACCTTAGAACCCATGGAATTCCAGAGCTTCGACGCCACCGCCCTGGGGTTGATAGAAGAGCAGGTTCACGGCCTCATCGAAAAAGGCAAGACCGTGGTCTGCATAGGCGGGGAACATTCGATTTCGATCGGCGCTGTTCATGCTCACTCGAGGCGCTACGCGAACCTTTCGGTCCTCCAGCTGGACGCCCACTCAGACCTCCGGGATGAATACGAGGGGGACAGATACAGCCACGCCTGCGTCATGGCGAGGGTATATGACTTCAATAAGGATATCGTCCAGGTGGGAATAAGGAGTCAATGCGCCGCAGAGGCTGAGTTTATCAAGAGAGAAGGGATAAAGACCTTTTATGACTATAGCATCAGGCAGAGAGAATACGGTGGAGGCGGCCGATCCTGGGATGAAGAAGTCATCGATTTCCTCAAGGGGGATGTCTATCTCACCTTCGACTGCGATTTCTTCGATCCCGCCCTCATGCCGGCAGTCGGAACTCCTGAGCCCGGGGGATTCGGCTGGTATGAGACTCTATCGTTCCTGCGCCGTCTCGCCAAGAGGCGGAATATTGTCGGTTTCGACATAACGGAACTCTCACCGCTCCCCGGACTCATCCATCCACAATTTATCATTGCGAAGCTCATCTACAAGCTGATAGGATATATCTCTTCGCGCTGATACGTCTCATTTCCTGACTTCGCCCAATCCTTTCGAGAAAAGAAGGCATGGTCCCCGTCGGTCCCCGTCTTGACATTCCCTGAAAACCGGGTACCATGAAATTGACGTAAGGACTTTGTACTGAGACTGATTTTCGGGTCCTGCTGATTTATTGTTCGAACCGGGGATTCATGTCCCAGTCACCGAGGGGGCGAATATGCAGCTCTTTCTTTTTCTGGCGTTCATCATCGCTGTCATAGTCGTGCTCTTTGCCGTTCAGAATGCCTCAATCATTACCATCTCCTTTCTCTCCTATCATTTTCAGGGGTCCCTCCCCTTTGTCCTCGTCATCATCTTTGCGTCAGGATTCGTCACAGGGGTGCTCATGATGCTGCCTTCAAGCCTCAGGAAGAGTCTTGCCCTGCGGGAGCAAAAGAAAAAGGTGAAAGCACTTCAGGAAGGAATGACAAAAGAGTCTCTTCATTCTCAGACAAAGGACCCAAGAACTCTTTGACCTCATGAGCATTCGCTGCCACTCATTATCTTTATAGTCCTGCGAATATCGGTTTAGGAGATGGAAGGAAAAAAAAGGGAACGATACTGGGGCGCCTTCGCCTGTACGTACGATGACGGTGCAGAGTATGTTGTCGGGAAGGCTCTTCGCCAGGCGATCCTCCATCGACTGTCTGAAGAACGTGACCTGGGAGACACTGTAGAATTCGGATGCGGAACAGGATATTTTACGACGGCCCTGGCTGTGAATGCAGCGTCTCTTACGGCAACGGACCTTTCCGATGAGATGCTGGCAGTCGCACGAGTGCGCCTGAAAGACTTTTCGCGGGTGACCATCTCCAAAACGGATTGTGAAGGCACGCCGTTCACGCCGGAGAGCTTTGATACCGTCTTTATGGCAAACGTCCTCCACACGATAAGAAATCCCCGCAAGGCACTTCAGGAAAGTTATCGGATTTTGAAGGACGGCGGTCTGCTGCTCATCGTGCTCTACACGGATTTCGGCATGAGCTGGTTCGAGAAGATGGAACTGGCCCTGAGATATTTCGTCACATTCGGCATGCCCCCTCCCCATGGTCTGAAGAACTATTCTCCCGATGAACTCGGATCGCTCGTAAGAAGCGTCGGATTTAACAACGTAGAGATTCAGCTTCTGGGAGATAAACCGAAAGCCCTCTATTTGAGGGGCCGGAAGGCGTGAACGGTGGCTGCGGCAGCATAAACTTATTAATGCCTCAAATTTGATTACAGCGTTGATCAGAAAATCTCCCCTTACCCCTCTTTGCCAAAGAGGGTAATAGTCCCTCCCTTTGGAAAAGGGAGGTTAGGATCCGTTGCTCTCATGCCTTGCTAGCGCGGATTAATGCTAAAGCATAGGATAACACTCAGGTTTTGTTCGCCGGTCCGGATCGGGTATAATCAGTAGCCCATGCTGACACGTATCATCAGAACTCTCATTAGAGCGCTGGCGGTGCTCACGGCTC containing:
- a CDS encoding LapA family protein, with the translated sequence MQLFLFLAFIIAVIVVLFAVQNASIITISFLSYHFQGSLPFVLVIIFASGFVTGVLMMLPSSLRKSLALREQKKKVKALQEGMTKESLHSQTKDPRTL
- a CDS encoding class I SAM-dependent methyltransferase, which translates into the protein MEGKKRERYWGAFACTYDDGAEYVVGKALRQAILHRLSEERDLGDTVEFGCGTGYFTTALAVNAASLTATDLSDEMLAVARVRLKDFSRVTISKTDCEGTPFTPESFDTVFMANVLHTIRNPRKALQESYRILKDGGLLLIVLYTDFGMSWFEKMELALRYFVTFGMPPPHGLKNYSPDELGSLVRSVGFNNVEIQLLGDKPKALYLRGRKA
- the speB gene encoding agmatinase, with the protein product MTLLPPRNFLNLPEEWSGLDRSRVVILPVPYEHTTSYGKGTASGPVSVLAASGQVELYDEELGAEIYRVTGGIATLEPMEFQSFDATALGLIEEQVHGLIEKGKTVVCIGGEHSISIGAVHAHSRRYANLSVLQLDAHSDLRDEYEGDRYSHACVMARVYDFNKDIVQVGIRSQCAAEAEFIKREGIKTFYDYSIRQREYGGGGRSWDEEVIDFLKGDVYLTFDCDFFDPALMPAVGTPEPGGFGWYETLSFLRRLAKRRNIVGFDITELSPLPGLIHPQFIIAKLIYKLIGYISSR